The window GATGTGGACCGACGAGTGGATCTCCTGGGTGAACGATCCCTACTACCATCTTTTCTGGCTGACCCAGACCGAGAGTCCTTCGAACTATCCGAAGTTCAGCAACGCTCGCGTCGATGAACTGCTGGACACCTACATGTTCTCGACAGATGCAGAAGCACGGGCCGAAGCAAGCAAGGAAATCCAGGCGATCGTCATCGAAGAGTCACCCTACGTCTTCCTGGCGCAGCCGAACTGGGTCATCTACTTCGGCAACGATATCGACGGATACGTCTACTACAACGACGAGTTGCCTCGGTATGCGTCGCTGACGCGCACCAGCAGCTAGTCGTCACGGACAGCGGGGAGGCGGTTCCCGTCTCCCCGTTGAGCGTTTTTCTCGCGATTGTCCTCGCGGCAGCCGCCGCGACCCAAGGAGCAAGCTCCTCGATGCGCCTCGCTCGATACATCATCAGACGCCTGCTGTTCCTGATTCCTGTGTTACTCGGAGCGCTCTTCCTGACCTTCCTCTTGACGAGGATGGTGCCAGGGAATCCGATCGAGCGGGTGGCAGGACCATATGCCTCTGACGAGGCAGTCGAAGAGATGAAGCGTGAGGCAGGGCTGCTCGATCCGTGGTACACGCAGTTTGCCAACTATCTCGGCGATCTTCTGAACGGGGACATGGGGGTCTCATACCAAACGAATCAGCCGGTGACCGAAGATCTCCGGCAACGGTTTCCGGCCTCGTTCGAACTCGTCTTCTATGGAATGATGCTGGCGGTCGCACTTGCCTTACCGCTCGGGATCATTTCGGCAATGAAACAGGGAACATGGGTGGACCATCTCACCCGCGTTATTGCGGTTCTCGGCGTTTCGATGCCGATTTTCTGGATCGCCCTCATCTTGATTTCGACGTTTTACACGCGTCTCGGGTGGCTGCCTGGACCACAAGGCCGGTTGCCCATTTCGATGACGGCGCCACCACGAGTGACCGGTCTCTATACGATCGACTCGCTCCTGGACGGAGACTTCGACACCTTCCGCGCCGCGTCGAAACAACTGGTTTTGCCCGTGCTCACAATCGGATTGATCGCGATGGCTCCGATTGCCCGCATGACCCGCGCGACCATGATCGACGCGCTGAATTCTGACTACGTTCGCACCGCCAA of the Thermomicrobiales bacterium genome contains:
- a CDS encoding ABC transporter permease — encoded protein: MRLARYIIRRLLFLIPVLLGALFLTFLLTRMVPGNPIERVAGPYASDEAVEEMKREAGLLDPWYTQFANYLGDLLNGDMGVSYQTNQPVTEDLRQRFPASFELVFYGMMLAVALALPLGIISAMKQGTWVDHLTRVIAVLGVSMPIFWIALILISTFYTRLGWLPGPQGRLPISMTAPPRVTGLYTIDSLLDGDFDTFRAASKQLVLPVLTIGLIAMAPIARMTRATMIDALNSDYVRTAKSLGLPTRVIVSKNALKNAIIPVLTLIAAVFGYAIGGEVLVEYIFTWPGLGKYSFDAIMGSDFPAVQGFIILAVAMYVLAYLIVDILIAILDPRVEY